The Rufibacter sp. DG15C region ACAAAGGCGAGTCCAAGATTGTGAACATGCTCAAACCCGGGGCCAGCGTCACTACTACCAGAGCCCATGTGCGCTACATCGTGACAGAATACGGCATCGCGGATTTATACGGAAAGAACCTGCGCCAGCGCGCCAAGGCCCTTATCCAAATTGCCCATCCCAACCACCGCGAAGAACTGGAACGGCTGGCCTTTGATCGGTTTAAGACGCTGTAGGGTAGTTGTTGTTGGTTATTTGTTTATTCGAACTAGAAAATACGGATTCTTTCAAAAGTGAGCGGTGGTACTCCGCAGTGCCTAGTCTCTACAGAATCCGCGCATTCAGTCCCCCTTTGAAGGGGGTAGGGGGATGATTATGCATACAGATGGTTTATTTCCAATACAAACCCCCTCATCCTAACCTTCTCCCTCAGGGAGAAGGGACTGTGCTGATGCGTTTTTAGCCTGATTTCCAGAAAATAGGCCAAAACAGAAAAGCCTGACGCAATCAAGTGTCAGGCTTTTCTGTGAGGTTGCAAATAAGATGATTACTTAGCGCAGTAGTCTTCAAAGGCGCCTTGCAGGCTGTCCACGATTCTGGTCAGGTCGTTGCCTTCAATGTGATGGCGCTCGATCATGTGCACCAGCTCGCCGTCCTTAAACAAAGCGATGGAAGGAGAGGAGGGAGGATAGGGTAGCATGAACTCGCGGGCTTTAGCCACGGCGTCACCTTCCATGCCGGCAAATACAGTCACCAATTTGCTAGGCTTGTTTTCACTGGAGGCTACGGCCATTTTCAGGGCCGGACGGGCTTTAGAAGCGGCACAACCACACACAGAGTTGATGGCTACCAACACGGTGCCTTCTTTCTGGTTCAAGACAGATTCTACTTCTTCTGGGGTCATCAATTGCTCAAAGCCAACAGAGGTAAGGTCTTCCCGGATTGGGGCCACCATATATTCAGGATACATTCCCATGGTTCTTTTATAAAATTTAGGTGCGTGAATTCTTATTTTGTTGTAAATTTACAGAATCAAGCCTAGAACACCACACCTAGTCCTTTGGTTTCCAGTATACCGCAGGAAAGCTAAACCTGTAAAGAAGGATAGATTGGTGGACGCTAGGGCCATGCAGGCTGTATTTGGCCGGTAAGGCTAGGAAGAATATTAAATTTTAATCCCTTCCTTCTTGGAATTAATCTGGCAGTCTTGTAGTTTTGCAAACTCATTTAGAACCAGAAGTCAAAAGCATTTATTTATATTCACTGTAAACCATGGCTAACCACAAGTCAGCAATAAAGAGAATCAGATCTAACAACGCGAAACGCTTGCTTAACCGTTATCAAGCAAAAACTACTCGTACGTTTGTAAAGCGTTTGAAAAACACCACCGACCAGGCTGAAGCCCAAGAGCTTTTCAAAACTGTGTCTGGTATGCTAGACCGTTTGGCCAAGAAGAACGTGATTCACAAAAACAAAGCGGCTAACAACAAATCTAAGTTGGCCAAGTTTGTAAATAAATTAGCAGCCTAAGTTTAAGGACCCGTTCCTTTACTTACGTTGAACAAAAAGCCTTGCCCCATGCAAGGCTTTTTGTGTTGTAGAGACTTTCGTTTTTGACCTGGTTTCCAGAAAACAAGCTAAAAACGAAAATCCAGAATAGCTTGTAACAAAAAGGCCCGCCTCCATTTGGAAGCGGGCCTTCTTGTTGTATTAAAAGTCTAGCTCCTTAAATTCTAGTCTCTAGCGTCTTTTAGTGGACAATGCTCAATTTGATCATATTGGCGCGTTTCTTCTCCATCACGGGCATTGAGCCAATGTTGATGAAGATGTCACCAGTTTCTAAGTGTTGCTCGCGCACCAAGATCTCTTTCACGTCAGCAATGGTTTCATCAGTAGACACAAAGCGGTCATAGTAGAAGCCTCTAATGCCCCACACCAGATTCAAGGTGTTCAACAGCGTGCGGTTGTCTGTGAAAATGAAGATGTTGGCTTTAGGGCGGTGCTTGGCCAGTTGGAAGGCAGTGTAGCCCGACTTGGTCATCCCAATCAGGGCGCGTCCGTTGGTGTCACGGGCCAGGCCCACGGCGTTAGCTACCAGGGTGTCACTATAGAACGTGTCTGAGTTAGGGTTGTAGACAAAGTTGCGGTGAAACACCTCAGCCTGGTTTTCTACCGACTGGATGGTGCGGTTCATGCTCCGGATGGTCTCAATCGGGTACATACCCGCGGCGGTCTCAGCGCTCAGCATCAGGGCATCAGCTCCGTCCATTACGGCGTTGGCAATGTCATTGGTCTCGGCGCGGGTAGGGCGGGGGCTGGTGATCATGCTCTCCATCATCTGGGTGGCAATGATCACAGGCTTACCAATGGCGGTACACTTCTCCACGATCATCTTCTGGAGCATGGGCACCTCTTCCATGCCAATCTCTACGCCAAGGTCGCCGCGTGCCACCATCACCGCGTCAGTGGCCTCTATGATGGAGTCAATGTTGCGGATGGCTTCTGGCTTCT contains the following coding sequences:
- a CDS encoding BrxA/BrxB family bacilliredoxin, with the translated sequence MYPEYMVAPIREDLTSVGFEQLMTPEEVESVLNQKEGTVLVAINSVCGCAASKARPALKMAVASSENKPSKLVTVFAGMEGDAVAKAREFMLPYPPSSPSIALFKDGELVHMIERHHIEGNDLTRIVDSLQGAFEDYCAK
- the rpsT gene encoding 30S ribosomal protein S20, whose amino-acid sequence is MANHKSAIKRIRSNNAKRLLNRYQAKTTRTFVKRLKNTTDQAEAQELFKTVSGMLDRLAKKNVIHKNKAANNKSKLAKFVNKLAA
- the pyk gene encoding pyruvate kinase; the protein is MAIYFNKTKIIATVGPASNTSERLKALVEEGVDVFRLNFSHGSHEEHAKVITAVRELNVEMGTNICLLQDLQGPKIRINDVENGAVEIAPGQIIKIVCDKSMGTASRLSTSYMRLAQDVRPGDAILIDDGKLELTVISTDGDKEVEAEVVYGGTVKPRKGINLPDTLVTAPSLTEKDIQDLHFGLDNNVEWIALSFVRKVEDIHEIKRIIAERGKDARVIAKIEKPEAIRNIDSIIEATDAVMVARGDLGVEIGMEEVPMLQKMIVEKCTAIGKPVIIATQMMESMITSPRPTRAETNDIANAVMDGADALMLSAETAAGMYPIETIRSMNRTIQSVENQAEVFHRNFVYNPNSDTFYSDTLVANAVGLARDTNGRALIGMTKSGYTAFQLAKHRPKANIFIFTDNRTLLNTLNLVWGIRGFYYDRFVSTDETIADVKEILVREQHLETGDIFINIGSMPVMEKKRANMIKLSIVH